The following coding sequences are from one Geothrix sp. window:
- the hutH gene encoding histidine ammonia-lyase, with protein sequence MIHLDGHSLTAPLLARIAAGEGVTLDEGALALVAENRAVVDRIVAEGRTVYGINTGFGQFATVVIAPDQLQQLQLNLIRSHAAGVGEPLPRHQTRALMAARINCLLKAHSGIRPEPIRLLTECLNRDVVPVVPSQGSVGASGDLAPLAHMALLLVGEGLAWSGEKQVPGGAALAQAGLQPVTLQAKEGLALINGTQLITSLGNLAVEKFTRLAGLADEIAALSLEALRGTRAAFDPRIHAARPHPGQIAVAEHMRSILGTTSAIADSHQDCHRVQDAYSLRCIPQVHGVTRDALQFAGAILERELNSATDNPMIFTDTQESRSGGNFHGQYPAFACDVLAIAAADLASISERRQERLVNPAYSDLPAFLTQNGGLESGFMMAHVTSAALVSEMKGLAHPACVDTIPTSAGKEDHVSMGPIAARKLLRAVDALEQVLAIEARMALEGLRIIGLAPAKGLQPLMDRLSEACAPWADRVMFEEINKTLGALCAYEAAQP encoded by the coding sequence ATGATCCACCTCGATGGCCACTCACTGACCGCGCCCCTGTTGGCGCGCATCGCCGCCGGAGAAGGCGTCACGCTCGACGAGGGCGCGCTCGCCCTCGTCGCCGAGAACCGCGCCGTGGTGGACCGCATCGTGGCTGAGGGCCGCACGGTCTATGGCATCAACACCGGCTTTGGCCAGTTCGCCACCGTGGTCATCGCGCCGGACCAGCTGCAGCAGCTGCAGCTCAACCTCATCCGCAGCCACGCCGCCGGCGTGGGTGAGCCCCTGCCCAGGCACCAGACCCGCGCCCTCATGGCCGCCCGCATCAACTGCCTGCTGAAGGCCCACAGCGGCATCCGCCCCGAGCCCATCCGCCTGCTCACGGAGTGCCTAAACCGCGACGTGGTGCCCGTGGTGCCCAGCCAGGGCAGCGTCGGCGCCAGCGGCGACCTGGCCCCCCTGGCCCACATGGCCCTGCTGCTGGTCGGTGAAGGCTTGGCCTGGTCTGGTGAAAAGCAGGTTCCCGGTGGAGCAGCCCTGGCCCAGGCCGGCCTTCAGCCTGTGACGCTGCAGGCCAAGGAGGGCCTGGCCCTCATCAACGGCACCCAGCTCATCACGTCGCTGGGCAACCTGGCGGTGGAGAAGTTCACGCGCCTGGCGGGACTGGCGGACGAGATCGCCGCCCTCAGCCTGGAGGCCCTGCGGGGCACCCGCGCCGCCTTCGATCCGCGCATCCACGCCGCCCGTCCCCACCCCGGCCAGATCGCCGTGGCCGAGCACATGCGCAGCATCCTCGGCACCACCAGCGCCATCGCCGACAGCCACCAGGACTGCCACCGCGTGCAGGACGCCTACAGCCTGCGCTGCATCCCCCAGGTGCACGGCGTCACCCGCGATGCGCTTCAATTTGCCGGTGCCATTCTTGAGCGGGAACTCAACAGTGCCACCGACAATCCCATGATCTTCACGGATACCCAGGAATCCCGCTCCGGCGGCAACTTCCACGGCCAGTACCCCGCCTTCGCCTGCGACGTGCTCGCCATCGCGGCGGCCGATCTCGCCAGCATCTCCGAGCGGCGCCAGGAGCGCCTGGTGAACCCGGCCTACTCGGACCTGCCTGCCTTCCTCACCCAGAACGGCGGTCTGGAATCCGGGTTCATGATGGCCCACGTCACCTCGGCCGCCTTGGTCAGCGAGATGAAGGGCCTGGCCCACCCGGCCTGCGTGGACACCATCCCCACCAGCGCCGGCAAGGAGGACCATGTGAGCATGGGCCCCATCGCAGCCCGCAAGCTGCTGCGGGCCGTGGATGCCCTGGAGCAGGTGCTGGCCATCGAGGCCCGCATGGCCCTGGAGGGCCTCCGCATCATCGGCCTGGCCCCGGCCAAGGGCCTGCAGCCTTTGATGGACCGCCTATCCGAGGCTTGCGCACCCTGGGCCGACCGGGTCATGTTTGAGGAGATCAACAAAACCCTCGGCGCCCTCTGCGCCTATGAGGCAGCCCAACCATGA